The sequence AATAATAGAAGTTATCCCTTGTTTTTTAAATTCTTTGATAAGTTCTAGAAGATTTTCACTATCATCCTCGTTTAAAGCTGCCGTCGGCTCATCTAGTATTAGCAACTGAACATTCTTGGAGAATGCTTTTGCTATCTCGACTAACTGTTGCTGTCCAACACCCAACTGTGTAACTAAAACATTTGGGGAAATAGTCAATCCAACCGTTTTCAATAAATTTGAAGCTTTCTTTTCGGTTAAATCCCAATCAATGATTCCTTTCTTTGATTGTTCGTTTCCCAAAAAGATATTTTCTTTTACTGACAAATAAGGGATAAGGGCTAATTCTTGATGGATGATAACAATTCCTTTTCGTTCACTATCAGATATTGATTTAAATTGACAAACTTCACCGTTGTAAATGATATCTCCCGAGTATTCTCCAAAAGGATAAACACCGCTGAGAATTTTCATAAGTGTAGACTTTCCTGCTCCATTTTCTCCGCATAAAGCATGAACTTCTCCCTTTTTAACTTTAAGATTGACATTATCTAATGCTTTCACACCTGAAAAATCTTTAGTAATATTTTTCATTTCTAGTATAATATCTGACACATAATCCCTCCTAATCTTATTCTGGACCTTAGTTAGAATAAAATAGCTAAGACCCAGAATAATATATTAGTTATTAATTATTGATTTCTTCTTCTGTGTAGTAATCACTGTCAATCAAGACCTCTTTGTAATTGTCTTCATCTACTGAAACTGGCTCTACTGTAAAAGTAGGAACGACTTTTACGCCATTATCATATGTTTCTGTATCATTAACTTCTACTTCTTTATCATTTACGATTGCTTCGATCATATCAATCGTTACAGATGCTAATTCTCTAGTATCTTTAAAGATAGTTTGTGTTTGTTCACCGGCAACAATAGATTTGATTGCTGGCAAGTTAGCATCTTGTCCTGTAATAACTGGCAATGGTTTGCTGTCCGAACCGTAACCTACACCTTTTAATGAAGAGATAACACCTAAACTAATTGGATCATATGGAGATAAAACAGCATCTATCGTTTCGTCAGTATAATTAGCACTTAAAAGATTATCCATGCGAGATTGCGCAGTTGCCCCATCCCAACGCAATGTAGCGATTTGGTTAAACTTGGTTTGTTTACTAGGAACAACTAATTGTCCACTATCAAAATAAGGTTTAAACACAGACATAACCCCATCAAAGTTAATGACGGCATTGTTGTCATCAGGTGAACCACCAAATAATTCTATATTAAAAGGTCCTTCCCCATCCTTCAAACCTAAAGCGTTTTCAATATAAGATGCACCTAAAACACCAACTCCAAAATTATCAAAAGTTGCATAGTAATCTACATTTTCACTGTTCATTAGTAATCTATCATAGGCAATAACTTCAATTCCTTCATTTTTTGCCTTTTGTAATACATCCGTTAAAGCTGATCCGTCAACGGAAGCGATTACAATAATATCCACACCTTTTGTAATCATGTTCTCAATTTGAGAAACTTGATTATCTACAACGTCCTCAGCATATTGTAAGTCTGTTTTGTAACCCAACTCTTCTAATTTAGAAACCATATTGTTTCCATCATCAATCCAGCGTTCTGCTGATTGCGTCGGCATAGAAATACCTATATAAGCTGTTGAATCATCTGCTTCTGAATTGCCGCATGCTGCTAGTAATACAAACGAGATTAGTCCTACAAAAGACAAAATAAATTTTTTTATATTTTTTTTAGTCATTTTTATTTCTCCTCACTAATTTTTTTGAATTAACTATGCGTTCTACTGTTACAATTTTTAAAACTAGCAATAGAATAATTGCTTTCTAATTCAGCTTGCTTTAACTACACCACCTTTTAAATTCAAGTTCTAAAATACAATTGGATAAACAGTATATCAGGTCAACAGCTATCGCGTATTATGTCATTTTAATTCTCCTAACTTAATTTTTAATAGCGCTTTCAAAAATTATTATACCCCACTTATACGTACGTGTAAACATTTTTATTTTTATTGTCCGAACAAATTGATGAATAGTCTATAATATCTGTATAGTATAAACCTCACAACTCACCAATACGTAAGCATCATAAAAAGCCTTTCTCCACTGAGAAAGGCTCTTTACCTTAATATAACATTTTTGTTTTAAACGAATCAGCACTCTTTAAACAGATAAGTCTTCTCCGTTGCTTGCGATCACTTTTTTGTACCAGTCAAATGATTTTTTCTTAGAACGAGCTAAAGTCCCGTTGCCTTCATTGTCGCGGTCAACATAGATAAAACCGTAACGTTTTTTCATTTCACCCGTACCGGCACTGACTAAGTCAATACAGCCCCAGCTTGTATATCCCATCAAATCTACTCCGTCTAGTTCAACGGCATCTTTCATAGCCTGCAAGTGCGCTGCTAAGTAGTCAATACGGTAATCGTCAGCTACGTATCCATTTTCATCTGGTTCGTCTATAGCCCCTAAGCCGTTTTCAACGATGAAAAGAGGTTTTTGATACCGATCATACAATGAATTCATCGTCGTTCTTAGTCCTAATGGGTCTATTTGCCAGCCCCACTCACTGACTTCTAAATAAGGGTTTTTTACAGAAGCAAATATATTGCCAGATGTTGTTTCATTTACTTTTGGATCAGTCGAAACAACACGTGAAGAATAGTAAGAGAAAGAGATAAAGTCTACTGTGTTTTCTTTCAACAACTCTAAATCTCCATCTTCCATTTGAATCGTGACGCCTTCACGTTCTAGTTTTTTCAAAGCATAGGCAGGGTATTCTCCACGTGATTGAACATCAATAAAGAAGTAGTTCTCACGGTCGGCTTCTTGCGCTTTGAAGACATCTTCTGGTTTACATGAATAAGGGTAATAATGCCCTGCAGCTAGCATACAGCCCACTTGGTTTTCTGGGTCTACTTCATGAGCGATACGTGTAGCAATGGCACTCGCTACTAATTCATGATGAGCAGCTTGGTATTTTGCTTGTTCTTCATTTTCGCCTTCTTCAAAATATAATCCCGCTCCCATAAATGGAGCATGAAGAATCATATTGATTTCGTTAAACGTTAACCAGTATTTTACCAGCCCTTTGTAACGACGGAAAATAACGTTACAAAGATTTTCATAAAAACCGATCATTTCGCGGCTGCGCCATGCTCCATATTTCTCGATCAAATGCATTGGACAATCAAAATGCGTAATGGTCACTAAGGGTTCAATACCGTATTTATGGCATTCTTTGAATAAGTCTTCATAGAATTGCAAGCCTTCTTCGTTTGGTTCTGCTTCGTCTCCCATTGGAAAAATGCGGCTCCAAGCAATAGATAAACGATAGGTTTTGAACCCCATTTCTCCAAATAAAGCAATATCTTCTTTGTAGTGATCGTACATATCAATGGCTTCTTTTGCTGGATAAAAATGCTCATCGTCAAAATCAAACATTTTTTGTTTCCCAGCAATAATCGGAAAACGATCTTCTCCAATCGGAACGACATCTACGTTCGCTAGACCGCGTCCGCCTTTATTATAGCCACCTTCGCATTGATTGGCTGCTGTAGCGCCGCCCCACAAAAAATCTTTCCTAAGTCCCATAAATATCCTCCTTCAGTTCTATTCAGTGAAAGCTGTATTTCTGTACTTCTCTATTAGTGTAGCACAGTGGTTTTTCCATTGTAAGGACTATGAAGGCGTTTTATTAAAATTCCGTTAAACTTATGAGGAACCTTAATTTCCTCTCAAATTTTAGTTCGCTAATAACTTGTGTACAGTCAAACACAATAGGATTTTTATCTATTGATTCCAATACGTGACTTCCTGATCCAGATGGGGGAATTTTCCTCTTACACATGCTTCTATCATTTTGGGCGGAGCCCCTATGATTGGTGTAAAGTTTTTTGTGTGTCATCCTTATTTTATTTAGCTTAGACTACACAGATAAGGTGTACAAGAAAAAATAAGTGCATTGAAGAAATCATCCTAAACGTCTTCAACCCTATTGGTAACTTCAACCCTAAACTCAGACCAAAGACAGTCGCAACTTTTATTTGAAATGGTATACTACTTATTACTATCCATATACGTAATACAGAAAGAGGCGACAAACTGAATGGGAAAAATCAAAACTCAATTCCAGAAATTTATGATTGGCAGATACGGCGTGGATAAACTCTCCAGCTTCTTGCTTTACGGTGGTCTTGCTTTCATTATCTTGTTTAATTTACTGAATTGGCCGATTGGCGGCTTACTAGGGTGGGCAGCCATCATCATTAGTTATTATCGAATATTTTCGCGCAATCGGACAAAACGGTATCAAGAAAACCTGAAATATCTAACATTTACTCGCCGGCTTAAGGGAGAATGGAACAAAAAACGGAACAAATTTTACCAACGCAAAGCATATAAGTTCTACTCTTGCCCCAACTGCCATGAAAAATTGCGTGTTCCGCGAAATAAAGGAAAAATCAACATTACCTGTCCTCACTGCAAGGAGCAATTCATCAAAAAAACTTAATGTAACAACTTCTCAATAGACAGTACTTTTTTAAAAGAATCCCGTTCATCTCTTGTCGAACTTTCCCGATAGATTGAACGGGATTTTGTTTTCTCTGTTTAAAAAAGGTCTGCGTTAAATAATGGATAACATATTTCAGTAAATTCACTATCTCATTTTATTTAAAGCTAAAAAAAAGAATTGTCTATGTGACAATTCTTTTTTTCTATCGTTTTTGGTATTGATAAGGGAAATGAATGTAATCTACAATCTTAAAATTTCCGGAAGAAATTTCAATTTTTAAGAGTTTCCAACACGACAAAGAGCTATTCTTTTTTTGTAGATTTATTGAACCTTTTCAGCTTCTTTTATTGGTTTATTGGTTTCTAATCCGCTATTATCCGACAATAATTTATTGGCAATAATCAGTAAAATCGGTAGTATCACATCGTCAGCATAGCCTGCTACAGGAATAAAATCCGGAATAAAATCGATAGGGCTGATAATATAAAGAACGATTGCCCCTACCATCAATTTCTTTTTCCCACTTACTTTTGTACTAAAAAGGGATAGTAAAAGTGATTTTATTTGTGTCATAGGTGTCTTCTTTTGTTTTTGTACCATTTTCATTTTTCATCATCCTTTGCAATTATAGAAAAATTAGTTAGACTTGCTTGCCAAATTCCTGAGACTGAGCGGATGCTTTTGCAACTTGTTTAGAAAACTAGCCTTTTGGGAGACTTTATTAACGAAATAATAGGCAAAGATTCTTTATTGAACCTATCGCTTTCGTTCATGGCTTTAGTATAACGGATTTCCCGAAGAAATAAATCAGTCTAGAGTATGACATTCATACACGAAAAAAAGTTAGTTTAATTAAATAAAAATAGACAGAATAGTTAAAAAAAACTACTCTGTCTATTAATGGATAACCATTTATAAATTGGTTAATCTTGAATCAAACTGTTCCCTTGTTCAATAAAATCCAATAACGTCTCTCTATCTGGCAGCCTTTCATTATCCCCAAGGTTTTGTACTTGGATCGCTCCGATAGCGTTTGCACGAACAGTGGATTGTTCTAAAGTTAACCCATCTAAATAACCGCTAATGATTCCTACCGCAAATCCGTCACCTGCTCCTACAGTATCATTTACATTTTTAAAATCAACCAGACCGATTACATCTTCAATAAACAGCTTGGAAAAGGCACTGCCTTTTCGATAATACGCTGTTTCAGGATCTCCTTCATCCATCTTGCTTTTCAACATGAAACCCGTATTGCTATCCTCATCCAGAGAAATGAATTCGGTCCCAATTCCCTCTAACTCTAAGAACTTTAAAATGTAACGTCCAAAGTAATCGTCCCCTAGGCGGGTAATGAGTTCTGCATCTATCCCTAAGCGAGATAAGCCGATTCCTACGTTTACTTCTGCTCCAGCAACTTTTTTGGAGAAATAATATGCATCGTCTAATTTTCCAGACTCATATGCACTAAATAAACCCATCGCTTCACCGATTAAAACAACATCTTTCTTCATTGCTATTTCCACTTCCTAACCGTTTTTTTATTCTTTTTTTAAAAGAGGATCAAGTTATGCCTGATCCTCCCAATTTTCTTGTCGTTATTTTTTGTAGTTAAAATCAGGAATAGCTTTCCAGCGGTCTCTTAGTGAGCGAACAACCATTTTTGGCTGGCGAGCACGATTGAATACTCCTTTTTTATTCCCTTGCACACGATTGGTACCTTGCTTCATTTCAAAATCCGACACCTTGATCATTAAATGAAGCTGGCACAGCCATAACGTCTTTTGTTGGCAACGGTTGGTAAACTTAATTCAGTTGGTTCATCCATCTTTTTCTGAAGAAATAATGCCTACTATGGATACTTTTTTGAAGGTAACAGAACAATTACAGAAACAAAAACCGAATTGCTGCTATTTTTTTAATACCAGTTTTGGATTAGAATATAGTGCGATTGGTTTGTGGGAAGAAGAAAAATTTCAAGGTTCTATTTTTGTTGGCCCTTTTCTTTCTAATGCGCCTAACCTTGACTTTATTAACCGTGTAATTTCTTCCAATCAATTACCCCTTCATAGTCGTAAAACACTGCAAGATTTTTACGATTCTTTAATTGTCGTTCATCCCCATGAGTTGAATCATTTGAATGTCCTTTTGACAAATTTGTTTTCACATCCTTATGTGGCGCCGCAATTACGATCATCTGATTCTCTTCCATCTTTCTCTACAAAACATGAAGTCCTCAGTAAACAAGAACCTACACAACAGACTATCGAAGCTCGCTATAAATTTGAAAACGAACTCATGTCAGTGGTTGCTAAAGGCGATGGGCTTCTCGCCATCAAAATTATGGATGAGCACCTAGAATTGATCGACTTCTCGTATCGGGCCAGCGATAATCCTATTCGAGCATATAAAAACCTTTTGTTCTCATTAAACACGTTGAATCGAAAAGCTGCTGAAAAAGGCGGAGTCCACCCTATCTATCTGCACAGCATTTCTGAAAAATTTGCCATCATGATTGAACGCACCAAGGATCTGCCAACGTTATATGAAATTAGAAGAGCGCTCTTAATGGAATACAGCGAAAGTGTACGTACGTATTCAAATCCAGAGTACAGTGATATTGTCAAAAGAGCGATTCATTATATTTTGCTGCACATCGATTATCCATTAACGTTGGAAGAAATCGCGAAAAAAATTTATGTCAATCCAGCTCATTTGTCCCGTAAGTTTAAAAGCGAAACACACATGACGCTAACACAATATATTCATTACAAAAAAATAGAAGAAGCAAAACCTTATTTAGAAAAAGGAAGTCTATCCATTACTGAAATTGCTTTACTCGTTGGTTTTAATGATTCCAATTATTTTGGGAAAGTGTTTAAAAAAGTGACGGGTATGACTCCTTCTCTTTTCATAGCCAATACAAATAAGTAGCAACTTTTTCGAGAAATGCTATGTATACATTGAAATTAGACAAAAAAGGTGCCTCAGAAACTGTTGTTTTTGAGGCACCTTTTTTGTCATGTTCTTTTCTAATTCTATTAAGATATAAACGGTCGTCCGCCTGCTAGTACTAACCCGACAATTGCAGTTATTACTAGTAAACCAACT is a genomic window of Carnobacterium sp. CP1 containing:
- the chvE gene encoding multiple monosaccharide ABC transporter substrate-binding protein; translation: MTKKNIKKFILSFVGLISFVLLAACGNSEADDSTAYIGISMPTQSAERWIDDGNNMVSKLEELGYKTDLQYAEDVVDNQVSQIENMITKGVDIIVIASVDGSALTDVLQKAKNEGIEVIAYDRLLMNSENVDYYATFDNFGVGVLGASYIENALGLKDGEGPFNIELFGGSPDDNNAVINFDGVMSVFKPYFDSGQLVVPSKQTKFNQIATLRWDGATAQSRMDNLLSANYTDETIDAVLSPYDPISLGVISSLKGVGYGSDSKPLPVITGQDANLPAIKSIVAGEQTQTIFKDTRELASVTIDMIEAIVNDKEVEVNDTETYDNGVKVVPTFTVEPVSVDEDNYKEVLIDSDYYTEEEINN
- a CDS encoding 6-phospho-beta-glucosidase; the encoded protein is MGLRKDFLWGGATAANQCEGGYNKGGRGLANVDVVPIGEDRFPIIAGKQKMFDFDDEHFYPAKEAIDMYDHYKEDIALFGEMGFKTYRLSIAWSRIFPMGDEAEPNEEGLQFYEDLFKECHKYGIEPLVTITHFDCPMHLIEKYGAWRSREMIGFYENLCNVIFRRYKGLVKYWLTFNEINMILHAPFMGAGLYFEEGENEEQAKYQAAHHELVASAIATRIAHEVDPENQVGCMLAAGHYYPYSCKPEDVFKAQEADRENYFFIDVQSRGEYPAYALKKLEREGVTIQMEDGDLELLKENTVDFISFSYYSSRVVSTDPKVNETTSGNIFASVKNPYLEVSEWGWQIDPLGLRTTMNSLYDRYQKPLFIVENGLGAIDEPDENGYVADDYRIDYLAAHLQAMKDAVELDGVDLMGYTSWGCIDLVSAGTGEMKKRYGFIYVDRDNEGNGTLARSKKKSFDWYKKVIASNGEDLSV
- a CDS encoding RING finger protein codes for the protein MGKIKTQFQKFMIGRYGVDKLSSFLLYGGLAFIILFNLLNWPIGGLLGWAAIIISYYRIFSRNRTKRYQENLKYLTFTRRLKGEWNKKRNKFYQRKAYKFYSCPNCHEKLRVPRNKGKINITCPHCKEQFIKKT
- a CDS encoding YkvA family protein produces the protein MKMVQKQKKTPMTQIKSLLLSLFSTKVSGKKKLMVGAIVLYIISPIDFIPDFIPVAGYADDVILPILLIIANKLLSDNSGLETNKPIKEAEKVQ
- a CDS encoding PfkB family carbohydrate kinase, translated to MKKDVVLIGEAMGLFSAYESGKLDDAYYFSKKVAGAEVNVGIGLSRLGIDAELITRLGDDYFGRYILKFLELEGIGTEFISLDEDSNTGFMLKSKMDEGDPETAYYRKGSAFSKLFIEDVIGLVDFKNVNDTVGAGDGFAVGIISGYLDGLTLEQSTVRANAIGAIQVQNLGDNERLPDRETLLDFIEQGNSLIQD
- a CDS encoding helix-turn-helix domain-containing protein; translated protein: MVNLIQLVHPSFSEEIMPTMDTFLKVTEQLQKQKPNCCYFFNTSFGLEYSAIGLWEEEKFQGSIFVGPFLSNAPNLDFINRVISSNQLPLHSRKTLQDFYDSLIVVHPHELNHLNVLLTNLFSHPYVAPQLRSSDSLPSFSTKHEVLSKQEPTQQTIEARYKFENELMSVVAKGDGLLAIKIMDEHLELIDFSYRASDNPIRAYKNLLFSLNTLNRKAAEKGGVHPIYLHSISEKFAIMIERTKDLPTLYEIRRALLMEYSESVRTYSNPEYSDIVKRAIHYILLHIDYPLTLEEIAKKIYVNPAHLSRKFKSETHMTLTQYIHYKKIEEAKPYLEKGSLSITEIALLVGFNDSNYFGKVFKKVTGMTPSLFIANTNK